One region of Flavobacterium sp. KACC 22763 genomic DNA includes:
- a CDS encoding pyridoxal phosphate-dependent aminotransferase, protein MPTISLKGKNMPESPIRKLAPFADLAKKKGHKVYHLNIGQPDIKTPEVAIEAVKNIDLSIIEYSPSAGYESYRKKLAHFYQRQNVNVNTEDIIVTTGGSEALLFALATITDPGDEIIIPEPFYANYHAFASSTSATVVPLVSTIETGFALPSIDEVEKLITPRTKAILICNPGNPTGYLYSEAEIKQLAHLIKKHDLYLIADEVYREFLYDGDDVHFSVMNLEDVQQNVIMVDSVSKRYSMCGARIGCLVTKNKDVLATVMKFAQARLSPPTIEQIACEAAIDTPQSYFDEVIGEYKERRNTLIAELNKIDGVIVTKPKGAFYCIAELPIEDSDDFAQWLLESYDLNGETVMIAPAKGFYSTPGMGLNQVRIAYVLNKKDLITAVNILKEALLVYNNR, encoded by the coding sequence ATGCCGACAATTTCACTCAAGGGAAAAAACATGCCCGAATCTCCGATACGCAAGCTGGCTCCTTTTGCTGATTTAGCAAAGAAAAAAGGACACAAGGTGTATCACTTAAACATTGGTCAACCGGATATCAAGACACCGGAAGTGGCCATCGAGGCGGTAAAAAATATTGATTTGAGTATTATAGAATACAGTCCGTCTGCCGGATATGAAAGCTATAGAAAAAAATTAGCTCATTTTTACCAGCGCCAAAATGTAAACGTTAACACAGAAGACATCATTGTAACTACTGGTGGTTCTGAAGCCTTACTTTTTGCACTGGCCACAATTACAGATCCTGGAGATGAAATCATTATCCCGGAACCTTTTTATGCTAATTATCACGCGTTTGCTTCTTCGACAAGTGCAACTGTAGTACCTCTTGTTTCTACAATTGAGACTGGGTTTGCTTTGCCAAGTATTGACGAAGTTGAAAAACTAATAACACCAAGAACAAAAGCTATTCTGATTTGCAACCCTGGAAATCCGACTGGATACTTATACTCTGAAGCCGAAATTAAACAGTTGGCGCATTTAATAAAAAAACACGATTTATACTTAATCGCTGATGAAGTGTATCGTGAGTTTTTATACGATGGAGACGATGTGCATTTTTCTGTAATGAATTTAGAAGATGTGCAGCAAAATGTAATCATGGTCGATTCTGTTTCTAAACGTTACAGTATGTGTGGTGCAAGAATTGGGTGTTTGGTAACTAAAAACAAAGATGTCTTGGCAACTGTAATGAAGTTTGCTCAAGCACGTTTGAGTCCGCCAACTATTGAACAGATTGCTTGCGAAGCTGCAATTGATACACCTCAAAGTTATTTTGACGAAGTAATTGGCGAATATAAAGAACGTCGCAATACTTTAATCGCTGAATTAAACAAGATTGATGGTGTTATTGTAACAAAACCAAAAGGTGCTTTTTATTGCATTGCCGAGCTTCCTATAGAAGATTCGGATGATTTTGCACAATGGCTTCTTGAAAGTTATGATTTAAATGGCGAAACGGTAATGATTGCTCCAGCTAAAGGTTTCTATTCGACACCTGGAATGGGATTAAATCAGGTTCGTATTGCTTATGTTTTAAACAAAAAAGATTTGATTACAGCTGTAAACATTTTAAAAGAGGCTTTATTAGTTTACAACAACAGATAA
- a CDS encoding PDZ domain-containing protein, whose translation MKKYIVLFFGLFLPFLLFGQGDFLLENNATKATIPFKLINNLVFIPIKVNGVELNFLLDSGVEETILFSMEEKQEVSFNNVEKIKLRGLGSEEEIEGLKSTKNILETHGLKSNDHMVFIILDQSFNLSSHIGIPVNGIIGHKFFRNNYVEVNYQKKKIIVHAKSDKYEEKLNKQFRMVPITVEKAKPYIMTTATVNNEEIPAKLLIDIGNSDAFWIFENDKIKLPNKNFPDFLGKGFSGDIEGHRAKIDKFSIDEFDFKKPIVSFPDSASIRNVKMVPGRIGSVGGEVLKRFTLVLDYKGKKLYLKKNSKYGEPFTYNKSGITIQHNGLQWVQETVHLETVRVATSMDELQEKDKDKNNNNFKYKFALKPVYEIVNVRKNSAAEKCGLRKGDIVVSINNTQPYKYTLQQINNLLKSEDDVWINLEVERNSVVLKFRFKLEDEL comes from the coding sequence ATGAAAAAATATATAGTATTGTTTTTTGGGTTATTCTTACCTTTTTTGCTTTTCGGGCAAGGCGATTTTTTATTAGAAAACAATGCAACAAAGGCTACAATACCTTTTAAATTGATAAATAACCTTGTTTTTATTCCTATAAAAGTAAATGGAGTTGAGCTAAATTTTCTCTTAGATTCTGGAGTTGAGGAAACGATTCTGTTTAGTATGGAAGAAAAGCAGGAAGTGAGTTTTAACAATGTGGAAAAAATCAAACTTCGTGGTTTAGGAAGTGAAGAAGAAATAGAAGGACTAAAATCAACGAAAAATATTCTAGAAACGCATGGTCTCAAATCAAATGACCACATGGTCTTTATTATTTTAGATCAAAGCTTTAATCTGTCTTCTCATATCGGAATTCCTGTTAACGGAATTATCGGTCATAAATTCTTTAGAAATAACTATGTTGAAGTCAATTATCAGAAGAAGAAAATAATAGTTCATGCTAAAAGTGATAAATATGAGGAAAAACTAAACAAGCAGTTTAGAATGGTTCCGATAACGGTAGAAAAAGCAAAACCTTATATCATGACAACAGCAACTGTGAATAATGAAGAAATTCCGGCAAAGCTTTTAATTGATATTGGAAATAGTGATGCTTTCTGGATTTTTGAAAATGATAAAATTAAACTCCCAAACAAAAACTTTCCAGACTTTTTAGGAAAAGGATTTAGTGGAGACATTGAAGGGCATCGTGCTAAAATTGATAAATTCTCGATTGATGAATTTGATTTCAAAAAACCGATTGTGTCTTTTCCTGATTCTGCCTCAATTCGTAACGTTAAGATGGTTCCAGGACGTATCGGGTCTGTAGGAGGTGAAGTCTTAAAACGATTTACCTTGGTTTTGGATTATAAAGGGAAAAAGCTGTACCTGAAAAAAAACAGTAAATACGGAGAACCATTTACTTACAATAAGAGCGGAATCACGATTCAGCATAATGGGCTTCAATGGGTACAGGAAACCGTGCATTTAGAAACCGTGCGAGTTGCTACTTCAATGGATGAATTGCAGGAAAAAGACAAAGACAAAAACAATAATAATTTTAAGTATAAATTTGCTCTTAAGCCTGTTTATGAAATCGTAAACGTACGCAAGAATTCTGCAGCCGAAAAATGCGGATTGCGCAAAGGAGATATTGTTGTCAGTATTAATAATACACAACCATACAAATATACTCTTCAACAGATTAACAATCTTTTAAAATCGGAAG